Proteins found in one Deltaproteobacteria bacterium genomic segment:
- a CDS encoding glycosyl transferase: MADFYQTGIIITLHKLGRPSLERIESEMVEFSKQRPIALVLPALYTEFQAPALQGIIDELKKVKYVNEIVLTLGRATDEEFKKAKEFMAQIPYEVKIIHNEGKRIKEIYATLERNGLWAGEDGKGRSAWIAYGYILANGKSDVIALHDCDIITYNREMLARLCYPVTNPNIDVVFCKGFYSRITDRMHGRVTRLLITPLVRALQKLVGFHPFLVFLDSFRYPLAGEFCMITDLARANRIPWDWGLEVGVLAEVFRNYSPQRVCQVDIAENYEHKHQSLSADDAGKGLMKMCIDISKSMFRTLAAGGVIFSDNLFKSLEVTYLRLAEDTIVKYEADAAINGLVFDRHEEAKAVEAFANAIKQGAKVFMENPMGTPLIPNWNRITSAIPGILDMLKKAVEEDNR; encoded by the coding sequence ATGGCAGATTTTTATCAGACAGGCATTATTATTACACTGCACAAGCTGGGTAGGCCAAGCCTTGAAAGGATAGAATCTGAGATGGTAGAGTTTTCCAAACAGCGGCCTATTGCCCTCGTGCTTCCCGCCCTTTACACAGAATTTCAGGCCCCTGCCTTACAGGGAATCATAGACGAGTTGAAAAAGGTTAAATATGTGAATGAGATTGTCCTTACCCTGGGCAGGGCAACTGATGAGGAGTTTAAAAAGGCAAAGGAGTTTATGGCGCAAATCCCTTATGAGGTGAAGATAATCCACAATGAGGGGAAGAGAATTAAAGAGATATACGCAACCCTTGAGAGAAACGGCCTCTGGGCAGGAGAAGATGGAAAGGGCCGTTCAGCATGGATAGCCTATGGATATATCCTTGCGAACGGAAAGTCTGATGTTATTGCCCTGCATGACTGCGACATCATCACTTATAATAGAGAGATGTTAGCGAGACTCTGCTATCCTGTAACAAACCCGAATATAGATGTGGTCTTTTGCAAGGGTTTTTACAGCAGGATTACAGACAGGATGCACGGAAGGGTGACGAGACTGCTCATAACTCCGCTTGTAAGGGCATTACAAAAACTCGTAGGTTTTCACCCGTTTCTTGTGTTTCTGGATAGTTTCAGATACCCCCTTGCAGGCGAGTTTTGCATGATTACGGATTTGGCGAGGGCCAACAGGATTCCATGGGACTGGGGGCTTGAGGTCGGGGTGCTGGCTGAGGTCTTCAGAAACTACTCACCTCAAAGGGTGTGCCAGGTGGATATTGCGGAAAACTATGAACACAAGCATCAGTCCCTTTCAGCGGACGACGCAGGAAAAGGGCTTATGAAGATGTGTATTGACATATCCAAATCCATGTTCAGAACCCTGGCTGCCGGAGGGGTCATTTTTTCAGATAACCTTTTTAAATCCCTTGAAGTAACATACCTGAGGCTTGCTGAGGATACTATAGTAAAATACGAGGCTGATGCTGCTATCAATGGCCTTGTATTTGACAGACACGAAGAGGCAAAGGCAGTGGAGGCATTTGCAAATGCAATAAAACAGGGAGCTAAGGTGTTTATGGAAAATCCTATGGGGACGCCACTTATACCAAACTGGAACAGGATAACATCAGCAATTCCAGGGATTCTTGATATGTTAAAAAAGGCGGTAGAGGAAGATAACCGGTAA
- a CDS encoding mechanosensitive ion channel family protein: MTKDIMIFIAIFLAISSAALLVRKLTLSMMGRWARKTETKVDNIILESTRHPSIYWSIAIGLYVAIGSSSFPPKFVDYSLKTIHILIVLSVTLALANLISRLIQYAIESRELPLPATGLSRTIIKAVGLTIGILIILSSLGISITPIITALGVGGLAVALALQDTLSNLFAGIHILVERPIRIGDYIKLSSGEEGYVMDIGWRTTRIRMLANNVIIIPNNKLSQSIITNYYYPEKRMSLLIPIGVSYDSDPDRVEKILVQEAQKAAGEIAGLLKEPPPFVRFIPGFGDSSLNFTLICQVAEYVDQYIVQHELRKRILKRFKEEGIEIPFPIRTVYLKQTKEQI, from the coding sequence ATGACTAAAGATATAATGATTTTTATTGCAATCTTTCTTGCCATTTCATCTGCCGCATTGCTTGTGAGAAAACTTACACTCAGCATGATGGGACGATGGGCAAGGAAGACAGAAACAAAGGTTGACAATATTATCCTGGAGTCTACAAGGCACCCTTCGATTTACTGGTCTATTGCCATAGGCCTGTATGTGGCTATTGGGTCATCTTCCTTTCCTCCAAAGTTTGTAGATTATTCTCTTAAAACCATCCATATACTTATTGTCTTATCTGTAACGCTGGCATTGGCAAATCTGATTTCCAGACTCATACAATATGCAATAGAGAGCAGAGAACTTCCTCTGCCTGCAACAGGTTTATCCCGGACAATCATAAAGGCGGTTGGCCTTACTATCGGAATCCTCATTATACTCAGCAGTCTTGGCATATCCATAACGCCTATCATCACTGCACTCGGCGTTGGCGGTCTCGCTGTAGCCCTTGCCCTTCAGGACACACTATCCAATCTCTTTGCAGGCATCCATATTTTAGTTGAGAGGCCAATAAGGATTGGCGATTATATAAAGCTAAGCAGCGGGGAGGAAGGTTATGTGATGGATATTGGCTGGAGGACTACCCGGATAAGGATGCTTGCAAATAATGTTATTATCATACCGAACAATAAACTATCCCAGAGCATTATAACTAATTATTACTACCCTGAAAAACGGATGTCGCTATTAATCCCAATTGGTGTGAGCTATGATTCTGACCCTGACAGGGTGGAAAAAATCCTTGTTCAAGAGGCTCAAAAGGCTGCCGGCGAGATAGCAGGCCTTTTAAAAGAGCCGCCGCCGTTTGTAAGGTTCATTCCAGGGTTTGGCGATTCATCGTTAAATTTTACGCTTATATGCCAGGTCGCTGAGTATGTTGATCAGTATATTGTCCAGCATGAACTCCGAAAGAGGATATTAAAAAGATTTAAAGAAGAGGGCATTGAAATCCCATTTCCAATCAGGACAGTATACCTCAAACAGACAAAGGAGCAGATATGA
- a CDS encoding peptidoglycan DD-metalloendopeptidase family protein gives MRMFFLGAGLIVSVLIAIVSIAGRAPVLKEPETSDARAETKEVNEVKETYREIDGIMRSNETIYEIFKRHGLDIQELLQMREASTDVFRLRHVSAGQSYKLLVDEQKRLRSFVYRINDDSLLKIVREDDGFTAEKIAVEYEKRIAAIEGAIEANLFSSIGGGKDRQRLALNLSDIFAWDIDFTTDMRNGDIFKIIVEELYENGGFKRYGNILAAEFVNNGETYHAYRFEYGDMQGYYDREGKSLRRAFLKAPLNYRRISSGFSRGRFHPILKKYRPHHGVDYATSVGTPVSAVGDGTVLFAGYRGDYGKLIIIRHPNGYETRYGHLSRFARGVKKGGKIKQGDTIGYVGSTGLTTGPHLHYEMRLNNRFINPLKTRIPAGRPLPDAAQKEFIQLANTMTVMLASMNPAVTAVAAKDGVETVDEKM, from the coding sequence ATGAGAATGTTTTTCTTAGGCGCAGGTCTGATAGTCTCTGTGTTGATTGCAATAGTTTCTATTGCAGGCAGGGCTCCGGTTCTAAAAGAACCTGAAACATCAGATGCCCGCGCAGAAACAAAGGAAGTTAATGAGGTCAAGGAAACATACAGGGAGATAGACGGTATCATGAGATCAAATGAAACCATATATGAGATATTTAAGAGGCATGGCCTTGATATACAGGAACTCCTTCAAATGAGAGAGGCGTCTACAGATGTTTTCAGGCTTAGACATGTATCTGCCGGGCAGAGTTATAAACTGCTTGTAGACGAGCAGAAAAGGTTGCGCTCTTTTGTCTATAGAATAAATGATGATTCACTGCTCAAGATTGTGAGGGAAGATGATGGATTCACTGCTGAGAAGATTGCTGTGGAATATGAAAAGAGGATAGCCGCGATAGAGGGCGCCATAGAGGCCAATCTCTTTTCATCCATTGGCGGTGGAAAAGATAGACAAAGGCTTGCGCTGAACCTCTCTGACATCTTTGCGTGGGATATAGATTTTACAACAGATATGAGAAATGGTGATATTTTCAAGATTATCGTTGAAGAGCTTTATGAGAATGGCGGGTTTAAGCGATACGGCAACATACTTGCGGCCGAGTTTGTAAATAACGGCGAAACATATCATGCCTATAGGTTTGAATACGGCGATATGCAGGGATACTATGACAGAGAGGGGAAATCACTACGGCGGGCATTTTTAAAGGCGCCTTTGAATTATCGTCGCATAAGCTCAGGTTTTTCCAGAGGGCGGTTTCATCCAATATTGAAAAAATACAGACCCCATCACGGTGTTGATTACGCAACCTCAGTCGGCACACCTGTATCAGCAGTGGGAGACGGGACAGTGTTATTTGCAGGATACAGGGGGGACTATGGCAAGCTCATTATCATACGGCACCCCAATGGATACGAAACAAGATACGGGCACCTCTCCAGATTTGCCAGAGGTGTTAAGAAGGGGGGAAAGATTAAACAGGGCGATACCATCGGCTATGTGGGATCTACAGGCCTTACCACTGGACCGCATCTCCATTATGAGATGAGGCTGAATAATAGATTTATCAATCCACTGAAAACACGAATCCCTGCTGGGCGGCCTTTACCCGATGCTGCACAAAAGGAGTTTATTCAATTGGCGAATACCATGACTGTCATGCTTGCCTCCATGAATCCAGCGGTGACAGCAGTGGCAGCAAAAGATGGTGTAGAGACTGTGGATGAAAAGATGTAG
- a CDS encoding DUF5752 family protein, which produces MDIKPIEPFVFYSSLHLVELTGIRASTLMELAQHLREVNGSCIYHHTHQFVQQHQYLAPEPANDFACWASDTLGDERLGEALEAIDIMEHPSIRSIREALIRVIEDSLNSRPRLKIISAPEGEEFDFLKSVSFVFPTGHKAASLEEFADCISRISLNSIYFHMFEARLRLERPTNDFSNWLAASLNEDSLAAKLAQTDPYTQTGEGIRSAILRMLNKRIAVLRSAGNDNA; this is translated from the coding sequence ATGGATATAAAACCGATTGAACCATTTGTATTTTACTCCAGTCTCCATCTGGTGGAACTGACGGGCATCAGGGCATCCACACTGATGGAACTGGCGCAGCATTTGCGTGAGGTCAACGGCTCATGCATTTATCACCATACTCACCAGTTCGTTCAACAGCATCAGTATCTTGCCCCTGAGCCGGCCAATGATTTTGCCTGCTGGGCGTCAGATACGCTCGGCGATGAGCGCCTTGGGGAAGCGCTTGAGGCAATTGATATCATGGAGCATCCCAGCATCAGATCCATCAGGGAGGCTCTCATCAGGGTTATAGAAGATTCTCTGAATAGCCGCCCGCGTTTGAAAATCATTTCTGCCCCGGAAGGGGAGGAGTTCGACTTTCTGAAGTCTGTCAGTTTTGTATTTCCTACAGGACACAAGGCGGCAAGTCTTGAAGAGTTTGCAGACTGTATCAGCCGGATAAGCCTCAATTCCATCTATTTTCACATGTTTGAGGCAAGGTTAAGGCTTGAACGGCCTACCAATGACTTTTCAAACTGGCTTGCAGCCTCGCTCAATGAAGATAGTCTGGCTGCAAAACTGGCGCAGACAGACCCGTATACGCAGACAGGTGAAGGGATAAGGTCCGCAATCCTGAGGATGCTGAATAAAAGGATTGCGGTTTTGAGGAGCGCAGGCAATGACAATGCTTGA
- a CDS encoding glycosyltransferase: MTMLDRYEPIVGRGVIDELYLLSDRLKNRSIQHINSTAVGGGVAEILNRMLPLLKEIGVNAKWDVIKGGEQFFDVTKKIHNALHGMREAITPEMWDVFWKTNERNCAELECSADIVFIHDPQPIALINQKDARRNKWIWRCHVDISNAQTRVLDVLRGYIVRYDATVFSAPSFAKELPVRQFLISPSIDPLSDKNRDLPQEAIDEVLSFYGIKNDKPMLTQISRFDYLKDPIGVIEVYRKVKRYIDCQLVLAGGTSADDPESAEVLQAVSRSAEGDPDIHILLMPYNDIHVNALQRASTVIIQKSIREGFGLTVAEALWKGKPVVASAVGGIPLQIRHKYHGLLCHSIDGAAVAVKQLLQNPEYAQRLGANGREHVRQNFLLTRHLREYLLLFLSLYTTEDILYL, from the coding sequence ATGACAATGCTTGACAGATACGAGCCCATAGTCGGCAGGGGTGTGATTGATGAACTATATCTCCTCTCAGACCGTCTAAAAAACAGGTCTATTCAGCATATCAATTCCACCGCAGTAGGCGGGGGCGTTGCTGAAATCCTCAATCGAATGCTCCCTCTCCTGAAGGAAATCGGCGTCAATGCAAAGTGGGATGTTATAAAAGGGGGAGAGCAGTTTTTTGATGTAACAAAGAAGATACATAATGCCCTGCATGGAATGCGCGAGGCGATAACGCCTGAGATGTGGGATGTCTTCTGGAAGACCAACGAGCGTAATTGCGCAGAGCTGGAATGTTCGGCTGACATCGTGTTCATCCACGACCCGCAGCCCATAGCCCTCATAAACCAGAAGGATGCGAGGCGCAACAAATGGATATGGAGGTGTCATGTTGACATATCCAATGCCCAGACACGGGTCCTCGATGTATTGCGTGGGTATATCGTGAGATACGATGCAACGGTATTTTCAGCGCCGTCATTTGCAAAAGAGCTCCCGGTCAGACAGTTCCTCATATCCCCTTCCATTGACCCGCTGAGCGACAAAAACAGGGATCTGCCGCAGGAGGCTATTGATGAGGTTCTGTCATTCTATGGGATAAAAAATGACAAGCCGATGCTCACCCAGATTTCAAGATTCGATTATCTTAAAGATCCAATAGGTGTCATCGAGGTCTACAGAAAGGTTAAACGTTATATAGATTGCCAGCTGGTGCTGGCAGGAGGGACATCTGCCGACGATCCAGAGTCTGCTGAGGTCTTGCAGGCTGTAAGTCGTTCAGCAGAAGGGGATCCCGATATCCATATCCTGCTTATGCCTTATAACGATATCCATGTCAATGCGCTCCAGCGCGCCTCAACAGTGATTATTCAGAAATCCATACGCGAGGGTTTTGGCCTTACTGTTGCAGAGGCGCTGTGGAAGGGGAAACCGGTTGTGGCATCTGCTGTGGGCGGCATTCCCCTCCAGATAAGGCATAAATACCACGGTCTTTTGTGCCACAGCATTGACGGCGCAGCCGTTGCTGTAAAGCAGCTGCTCCAGAACCCTGAATACGCCCAAAGGCTTGGCGCCAACGGCAGGGAGCATGTGCGGCAGAACTTTTTGCTGACGCGCCATCTGAGAGAATATCTGTTGTTGTTCTTGTCACTCTATACTACTGAAGATATACTTTACCTATGA
- a CDS encoding trehalose-6-phosphate synthase, giving the protein MDKTVAGEEREALKKNILKEIGVEAIYLGVGVDRIDYTKGIPERFRAIERFLEKYPEFMEKFTFVELGAPSRTHIKRYHDLLAEVEETVDVINWRFRTKAWKPIVFLKGHHSHETINPFYRASDICMVTYLHDGMNLVAKKFVASRDEDDGALILSQFAGASRELKDAIIINPYDIEAGRRHLYKKSPCFWIMTGH; this is encoded by the coding sequence TTGGATAAAACGGTTGCGGGTGAAGAACGGGAGGCGCTTAAGAAAAATATACTCAAGGAGATAGGTGTTGAGGCAATATACCTTGGGGTAGGTGTTGACCGAATTGATTATACCAAGGGTATCCCTGAGCGCTTCAGGGCAATTGAGCGGTTTCTGGAGAAATACCCGGAATTTATGGAGAAGTTTACTTTTGTTGAACTGGGCGCCCCAAGCCGGACGCATATCAAACGATACCATGACCTGCTGGCAGAGGTGGAAGAGACAGTTGATGTAATCAACTGGCGTTTTCGCACAAAGGCATGGAAGCCGATTGTGTTTCTTAAGGGACATCACAGCCATGAAACCATCAATCCTTTCTACAGGGCATCCGATATCTGCATGGTAACTTACTTGCATGACGGGATGAATCTGGTTGCCAAGAAATTTGTTGCCTCCCGTGATGAGGATGATGGCGCGCTGATTCTCAGCCAATTCGCCGGCGCTTCCCGTGAGTTGAAAGATGCAATTATTATCAATCCTTATGACATTGAGGCCGGCAGACGCCATCTATATAAAAAATCGCCTTGTTTCTGGATTATGACGGGACATTAG
- the otsB gene encoding trehalose-phosphatase encodes MFLDYDGTLVPIRKDPAQCIVSEKIKKQLQLLAGSNRCYLTILSGRSLSDIKKMVGLQNIYYGGNHGFDISGPRIRYTHPHTLLTKPVIDKIKHLLVKEIKNIDGAWIEDKKFTISLHFRSVKKEDISSVKNVLHRAVADFCESESLSIIKGKKVLELAPYTSWDKGRAALWILRQLKHRCLPIYIGDDRTDETAFKALRKQGITIRVGKSKRSAADFYLKGYWEVSRLLREILHFF; translated from the coding sequence TTGTTTCTGGATTATGACGGGACATTAGTCCCGATCCGGAAAGACCCTGCGCAGTGTATCGTATCCGAAAAAATAAAAAAACAACTCCAATTGCTGGCCGGTTCTAATCGTTGTTATTTGACAATTTTAAGTGGAAGATCATTGTCGGATATAAAGAAAATGGTCGGCCTTCAGAATATCTATTATGGAGGCAATCACGGTTTTGATATCTCCGGCCCCCGGATAAGATATACGCATCCTCACACGCTATTAACAAAACCTGTTATTGATAAGATAAAACATTTGCTGGTAAAAGAGATTAAAAATATAGATGGCGCATGGATTGAGGATAAGAAATTTACCATAAGCCTTCACTTCCGCTCCGTTAAAAAGGAAGATATCTCATCTGTCAAAAATGTGTTGCATAGGGCGGTAGCCGATTTTTGTGAAAGCGAATCTTTATCTATAATCAAAGGCAAGAAGGTCCTGGAATTAGCTCCTTATACCTCATGGGATAAGGGGAGGGCTGCCCTTTGGATTTTAAGGCAATTGAAACATCGGTGTTTGCCAATATATATTGGCGATGACCGGACAGATGAGACTGCCTTTAAAGCGCTTCGCAAACAAGGTATTACGATACGGGTTGGGAAGTCAAAGAGGAGCGCCGCAGATTTCTATCTTAAGGGTTATTGGGAGGTTTCACGATTACTGCGGGAAATTTTACATTTTTTTTAA
- the coaBC gene encoding bifunctional phosphopantothenoylcysteine decarboxylase/phosphopantothenate--cysteine ligase CoaBC → MLNNKKIVLGITGGIAAYKALEVARIFIKNEALVWPVMTKAAANFITPLSLQTIAGNPVSQDMFDLTHESRISHIDLAEKADIVVIAPATANIIGKVASGIADDLLTTVIMATNAPVLFAPAMNSNMYENKIVQHNIEKLRKLGYCFIGPEDGELACGYEGKGRLAPVEDIIDAAEECLAPKDLKNEKVLVTAGPTREAIDPVRFISNPSSGRMGYAIARAARRRGAEVVLVSGPSYLKPPRGVTFIKIQTAEDMAEASMRHYPQSTIVIMAAAVSDYRPKISHRKKVKKEEARFNIELERTQDILKEMGRRKRGQFLVGFALETEDILANARKKLKDKKLDFIIANGPASFDGEVTRVTVIGKEDEVEELPLLPKNEVAERILDKVVKELRS, encoded by the coding sequence ATATTAAATAACAAAAAAATAGTCCTTGGCATTACAGGCGGGATAGCTGCATACAAGGCCCTGGAGGTCGCAAGGATTTTCATTAAAAACGAGGCCCTGGTTTGGCCTGTTATGACAAAGGCAGCAGCAAATTTTATAACCCCGCTGAGCCTTCAGACAATTGCTGGAAATCCTGTCAGCCAGGATATGTTTGACCTTACCCATGAGTCACGGATTTCTCATATTGATTTGGCAGAAAAGGCGGATATTGTAGTTATTGCCCCTGCAACGGCAAATATCATAGGGAAGGTTGCATCAGGCATCGCGGATGACCTTTTGACAACTGTTATTATGGCCACAAATGCCCCTGTGCTTTTTGCGCCGGCAATGAATTCCAATATGTATGAAAATAAGATTGTCCAGCATAATATTGAAAAACTCAGAAAACTTGGCTACTGCTTCATTGGACCTGAAGATGGCGAGCTTGCCTGCGGTTATGAAGGCAAAGGGCGGCTTGCGCCGGTTGAGGATATTATAGATGCGGCAGAGGAATGTCTTGCGCCGAAAGATCTCAAGAATGAGAAGGTATTGGTTACTGCCGGGCCGACAAGAGAGGCAATAGACCCGGTAAGATTTATCTCCAATCCGTCGTCAGGCAGGATGGGATACGCTATTGCAAGGGCTGCCAGAAGACGGGGCGCAGAGGTTGTTCTGGTTAGCGGACCTTCTTATCTCAAGCCTCCAAGGGGTGTTACATTCATAAAAATCCAAACCGCAGAAGATATGGCAGAGGCCAGCATGAGACACTATCCCCAATCTACGATAGTTATAATGGCTGCTGCTGTATCTGACTACAGGCCAAAGATAAGCCATAGAAAGAAGGTAAAAAAAGAGGAGGCAAGGTTCAATATAGAGCTGGAGAGGACTCAGGATATACTTAAAGAGATGGGAAGGAGGAAAAGGGGTCAGTTCCTTGTTGGTTTTGCCCTTGAGACAGAAGATATACTGGCAAATGCAAGGAAAAAGCTGAAAGATAAAAAGCTTGATTTTATAATTGCAAATGGCCCTGCGAGTTTTGATGGAGAGGTAACACGGGTGACCGTTATAGGCAAGGAAGACGAGGTGGAAGAATTGCCCCTTTTGCCCAAAAATGAGGTGGCCGAGCGGATATTGGATAAGGTTGTAAAGGAGTTAAGGAGTTAA
- a CDS encoding zinc dependent phospholipase C family protein, which translates to MIFIIFVLIPDNVYAWGPAAHLEFGRDILNNLRFLPLSLQGLLLAFPYDYLYGNISADIVVGKNMTETLKHCHNWRIGLKVLKSARTDSQKAFAYGYISHLAADTIAHNYYIPEKFIQSFSSRVLKHTYWEIRFDALADKSVWKLSSRISKRVHRGNDGLLKNILEDTPLSFRTNKTIFSSILLIHRLEQWQNMVSMFSSSSRWVLSTEERREYYNRSLTAIKDFLTHGPKAKCFRDDPTGRARLDTAKRLRSHLKKLKRNGKDWETAMEKALHIIKS; encoded by the coding sequence ATGATTTTTATCATTTTTGTTCTTATTCCCGACAATGTATATGCTTGGGGGCCTGCAGCGCATCTGGAGTTCGGCAGGGACATATTAAACAATTTGAGATTTCTGCCGCTGTCGCTGCAGGGGCTTCTGCTGGCATTTCCTTATGATTATCTCTATGGGAATATAAGCGCTGATATAGTTGTTGGCAAAAACATGACAGAAACTTTAAAACACTGCCATAACTGGAGGATCGGCCTTAAGGTGCTGAAAAGCGCCAGGACAGACTCTCAAAAGGCCTTTGCCTATGGGTATATCAGCCATCTTGCAGCAGACACCATTGCCCACAACTATTATATCCCTGAAAAGTTTATTCAATCATTTTCCAGCAGGGTTCTCAAGCATACATACTGGGAGATACGGTTTGACGCCCTCGCTGATAAAAGCGTCTGGAAGCTCTCTTCCAGAATATCCAAAAGGGTTCATCGGGGGAATGACGGTCTTTTAAAAAATATACTTGAAGACACGCCCCTGTCTTTCAGAACAAACAAGACCATTTTTTCAAGCATACTTCTCATACATAGATTAGAACAGTGGCAGAACATGGTCAGTATGTTCTCCTCATCATCCAGATGGGTTTTAAGCACAGAGGAACGAAGAGAATATTATAACCGCTCTCTAACAGCCATTAAGGATTTTTTAACCCACGGCCCTAAGGCAAAATGCTTCAGAGATGACCCAACCGGCAGGGCAAGATTAGATACCGCTAAGAGATTAAGAAGTCATTTAAAAAAGTTGAAGCGGAATGGAAAAGACTGGGAAACCGCCATGGAAAAGGCCCTTCACATAATTAAAAGCTGA
- a CDS encoding uracil-DNA glycosylase has translation MADTGVFYKKLATDAKNYLLYLKEIGIEELPVQKTGVRGQGALSSLESVREELGDCRRCKLHEQRTNIVFGVGNPKARLIFVGEGPGEDEDLQGEPFVGRAGQLLTKMIEAMGLKRGDVYICNVVKCRPPENRPPQPDEILTCRPFLEKQINAIKPEIIVALGTHAAQTLLNTPEKISALRGRFHWYRNNILLMPTFHPSYLLRSPEKKKEVWEDMKTVLAKLGLKVPESKKPV, from the coding sequence ATGGCGGATACAGGAGTATTTTATAAGAAGTTAGCAACGGATGCAAAGAATTACCTCCTCTACCTGAAGGAGATTGGGATAGAAGAACTGCCTGTGCAAAAGACAGGGGTCAGGGGTCAGGGGGCACTTTCATCTCTTGAGTCTGTCCGTGAAGAGTTGGGGGATTGCAGGAGATGCAAACTACACGAACAAAGAACAAATATCGTCTTCGGAGTCGGCAATCCCAAAGCCAGGCTTATATTTGTCGGCGAAGGCCCGGGAGAGGATGAAGACCTTCAGGGAGAACCTTTTGTCGGCAGGGCAGGTCAGTTGTTGACAAAGATGATTGAGGCAATGGGATTAAAAAGAGGAGATGTGTATATCTGCAATGTTGTAAAATGCAGGCCGCCGGAAAACCGCCCCCCCCAGCCTGACGAAATTTTAACATGCCGGCCATTTCTTGAAAAACAGATCAACGCAATAAAACCGGAGATAATTGTCGCCCTCGGAACCCATGCGGCACAAACGCTTTTAAACACACCTGAAAAGATAAGCGCGCTTCGCGGAAGATTTCACTGGTACAGAAATAATATCTTACTCATGCCGACATTCCACCCTTCCTATCTCCTGAGGAGTCCGGAAAAGAAAAAAGAGGTATGGGAGGACATGAAAACTGTACTGGCCAAACTTGGATTAAAAGTCCCTGAAAGTAAAAAGCCAGTATGA